A stretch of Spirosoma oryzicola DNA encodes these proteins:
- a CDS encoding PadR family transcriptional regulator translates to MRRSDLGEFEEVVLLAVAALSPSAYSVVIAEELERETGNTVSTGAVHAALQRLEQKGYLTSLLGEATAERGGRRKRLFTVTPLGGRVLSEVRAVRNRLWDRIVPHTILKWS, encoded by the coding sequence ATGCGACGGAGTGATTTAGGCGAGTTTGAAGAGGTGGTTTTGCTGGCGGTGGCGGCCCTTTCTCCTTCGGCGTATTCAGTAGTAATCGCTGAAGAACTGGAGCGGGAAACGGGCAATACGGTCAGCACGGGAGCGGTTCATGCGGCCCTGCAACGGCTGGAGCAGAAAGGCTACCTGACCTCGCTACTAGGTGAGGCAACCGCTGAGCGGGGCGGGCGACGAAAACGCCTGTTTACCGTTACGCCCCTGGGCGGACGGGTGCTGAGCGAGGTACGCGCCGTGCGGAATCGACTATGGGACCGGATTGTCCCCCACACGATACTCAAGTGGAGTTGA
- a CDS encoding permease prefix domain 2-containing transporter: protein MTPTPPRFADRLLRFFCDPYLLEEVQGDLHEEFAYQVQRVGERRARWRYWRDVLGFIRPLAGRSRTGRSQTGGSSFMKRRQRNDPSTFFLNAAMIRNYVAIALRQLWKNQLFSLINITGLTVGLAVSMFIALYVWHEFHYDRFEPFADRTYQIVSVAKYGDQEVTFSGLHESFGRAIQQQIPEAEAVVRFSAGLGEVVLQSDQNHRFKESAIGFADQSMLSVMGLRLLHGDAKTALSEPSRMVLTRQLAEKYFGAQNPVGKTLIFDKQYPFTVSGVLDDLPTNSVIQFNGLVSLNSMPALGARHQDTYQRTGFLTTYLVLRQGAKVSQVEKKLDKVKVGVNFVDASAKIFLEPLPTLHLGGHGDGARNERQSLYILLTVALVILVLAVINYVSLTTARATKRAREVGVRKAIGGQRSELISQFFVESFLTTTLAFLLSLILLQVLFPWANQALDLHMDKRVLTQGPYWGVMIGLWLSCSLLSGSYPALLLSGFRPALVLKGNVSSRQSGASVRRVFTTVQFTASIGLLICSVVLYTQMQFLRTKSLGIDRAQVVGLRIDGDMVPQFSGLRDKIRQWAGSENVAVTNTQLFTNNIMTYFLQAEKTKKQLMVNSMTVDKPFFAMMGIRWQYPPMGWEAGPVTKELNIYNQTLIKEAGIADDPRQQAAPFKNEPTDGVVNDFHVRSLHGPVSPMRLTVVSDTNRTMLADGGYILVRLNPQTNVPQALDHLKELYNAHQPTSPFDYYFLDEAYNKLYASETRLMQLFNGFTGLTLLVACLGLLGLMTFTVEVRTKEIGVRKVLGASVAGIVMLLSHDFLKLIGIALVIASPIAWWAMNSWLQDFAYKIDIEWWVFALAGGLTTGIALVTVSMQSLKAALTNPVKSLRSE from the coding sequence ATGACACCCACCCCACCTCGCTTCGCCGATCGACTGCTTCGGTTTTTCTGCGATCCGTATCTACTGGAAGAAGTGCAGGGCGACTTGCACGAGGAGTTTGCCTATCAGGTTCAGCGAGTTGGCGAACGGCGCGCGCGCTGGCGCTACTGGCGGGATGTACTGGGGTTTATCAGGCCACTGGCTGGACGGTCCCGGACTGGACGGTCCCAGACTGGAGGGTCGTCTTTTATGAAGCGAAGACAGCGTAATGATCCATCCACTTTTTTCCTAAACGCAGCCATGATTCGAAATTACGTTGCTATTGCCCTCCGCCAATTGTGGAAGAATCAGTTGTTTAGCTTGATAAATATCACAGGACTAACCGTTGGTCTGGCCGTGAGTATGTTCATTGCGCTCTACGTGTGGCACGAATTCCATTATGATCGTTTCGAGCCTTTTGCCGACCGTACGTACCAGATCGTATCGGTTGCCAAGTACGGTGATCAGGAGGTTACCTTCTCTGGATTGCACGAATCGTTTGGGCGAGCTATTCAACAGCAGATTCCGGAAGCCGAAGCGGTCGTTCGTTTTTCGGCGGGTTTGGGTGAGGTTGTGTTGCAGTCGGATCAAAACCACCGCTTCAAAGAGTCTGCCATTGGTTTTGCTGATCAGTCGATGCTGTCGGTGATGGGGCTGAGGTTGCTTCATGGTGATGCGAAAACCGCACTGAGCGAACCGAGTCGAATGGTGTTGACGCGTCAGTTGGCCGAGAAATATTTTGGTGCGCAGAACCCGGTAGGTAAAACGCTTATTTTCGATAAACAATACCCATTCACAGTGTCGGGTGTTCTTGACGATCTGCCAACCAATTCGGTAATTCAGTTCAACGGGTTGGTGTCGCTAAATTCCATGCCAGCCCTTGGTGCCCGGCATCAGGATACATACCAGCGAACCGGCTTCTTGACTACGTATCTGGTGCTGCGCCAAGGTGCTAAAGTGAGTCAGGTCGAAAAGAAACTGGATAAAGTAAAAGTAGGCGTCAATTTTGTTGATGCGTCCGCAAAGATCTTTCTTGAACCACTGCCAACGCTTCACCTGGGTGGACACGGTGACGGTGCTCGCAATGAGCGGCAGTCGCTGTACATTTTGTTGACGGTCGCTTTGGTGATTCTGGTGTTAGCGGTGATCAACTACGTTAGTCTAACGACTGCTCGTGCAACGAAACGTGCTCGTGAGGTGGGTGTTCGAAAAGCAATCGGCGGACAACGTAGCGAACTAATCTCGCAATTCTTTGTGGAGTCATTTTTGACAACAACGCTGGCCTTTCTACTGTCACTGATCCTGCTTCAGGTGCTTTTCCCGTGGGCGAATCAGGCGCTTGACCTGCACATGGACAAGCGCGTTCTGACGCAGGGACCTTATTGGGGTGTAATGATTGGCTTGTGGTTGAGTTGTTCGCTATTGTCAGGAAGCTATCCGGCCTTGTTGTTGTCCGGTTTCCGACCGGCCCTTGTTCTGAAGGGAAATGTCAGTTCGCGGCAGAGTGGTGCCAGCGTGCGTCGGGTCTTCACGACAGTTCAGTTTACGGCCTCGATTGGACTCCTGATTTGCAGTGTCGTGCTTTACACGCAAATGCAGTTTTTACGGACAAAGAGCCTGGGTATTGACCGGGCGCAGGTTGTCGGCTTACGCATAGACGGCGATATGGTGCCTCAGTTTTCCGGCTTACGGGACAAAATTCGGCAATGGGCGGGTAGTGAAAACGTGGCCGTTACAAACACCCAGTTGTTCACCAACAACATCATGACCTATTTCCTGCAAGCTGAAAAAACAAAGAAACAGCTTATGGTCAATTCCATGACCGTCGATAAGCCGTTCTTTGCCATGATGGGAATCCGATGGCAGTACCCGCCAATGGGGTGGGAGGCTGGTCCGGTAACCAAGGAATTGAATATTTACAACCAAACGCTTATCAAAGAAGCTGGTATAGCCGACGATCCGCGACAGCAGGCGGCTCCCTTTAAAAATGAACCAACCGACGGGGTTGTCAACGATTTCCACGTGCGCAGTCTGCACGGTCCCGTATCACCCATGCGTCTGACCGTAGTGAGCGATACCAACCGGACGATGCTGGCGGATGGCGGCTATATTCTGGTGCGGCTGAACCCGCAGACGAACGTGCCGCAAGCGCTGGACCACCTCAAAGAATTATACAACGCGCATCAGCCAACATCCCCATTCGACTATTATTTTCTGGATGAAGCCTATAACAAACTGTATGCTTCTGAAACGCGGTTGATGCAGCTGTTCAACGGCTTTACGGGACTTACGCTCTTAGTCGCCTGTCTGGGATTGCTCGGGTTAATGACGTTCACGGTTGAGGTACGGACTAAAGAAATCGGCGTGCGGAAAGTGCTAGGGGCTAGTGTCGCGGGAATCGTCATGCTGCTTTCCCACGATTTTCTCAAACTAATCGGTATTGCTCTCGTCATTGCCTCTCCGATTGCCTGGTGGGCGATGAACAGCTGGTTGCAGGATTTTGCCTACAAAATTGACATCGAATGGTGGGTGTTTGCGCTGGCGGGTGGACTGACAACTGGTATCGCTTTGGTAACCGTCTCGATGCAAAGCCTAAAAGCGGCTCTGACGAATCCCGTCAAAAGTTTGCGGTCCGAGTAG
- a CDS encoding PadR family transcriptional regulator, translated as MKRAFLGEFEEVVLLAVAILDESAYGVTVTQEIEQQTGRAVGFSTVHTTLQRLEEKGFLSSTMGGATAERGGRRKRFFAVTAAGRKALQEVKQVREQLWSALPPQTLQLMGG; from the coding sequence ATGAAAAGGGCTTTTCTGGGTGAATTTGAAGAGGTCGTTCTACTAGCCGTCGCGATTCTCGATGAGAGTGCTTACGGCGTTACGGTAACGCAGGAGATCGAGCAGCAAACGGGCCGTGCGGTTGGATTCAGTACGGTTCACACCACGCTGCAACGACTGGAAGAAAAAGGGTTTCTATCGTCTACAATGGGCGGTGCTACGGCTGAACGTGGAGGCCGACGAAAACGCTTTTTCGCCGTAACCGCTGCGGGCCGGAAAGCCTTGCAGGAAGTGAAACAGGTACGCGAGCAGTTGTGGAGTGCGTTGCCTCCGCAAACACTTCAACTGATGGGGGGCTGA
- a CDS encoding ABC transporter permease, with protein sequence MRIPNNESRNGGDARFTSGAPRPPRWAQTLLRWWGDPTTQEEVEGDLLELYAYWVQTVGERRARWHYGLSALKLLRPLACRKRSTVYSTPFPLGPDMIRNYFKIAFRNLVKNKTYSLINIGGLAVGMAVAMLIGLWVYDELSFDKSFANYDRIAQVMQHQTFNGTTSSSEVVPIPMRAALRNEYGTNFSHIALSSWATEHILAAGPNKFMKLGSFVDPDLPEMLSLNMVSGTRSALNDPTTILLSASVAKALFGEKDPINKLVRFDNKQTVKVAGVYEDFAKNTTFNENSFLLPWQFWINTQAWVKRSEENWSNNSFKLFVQLAPNADLSRVSDQIKRIKATHDKDLAKFDPRVFLYPMSRWHLYSEWENGVPVRGRIQFVWLFGIIGVFVLLLACINFMNLSTARSEKRAKEVGIRKAVGSMRSQLISQFFSESLLVVFIALVVSLGLVQLMLPWFNAIADKKMVILWADPLFWALTFGFSLLTGLLAGSYPAFYLSSFQPIKVLKGMASSTRVGFGRLAATPRRVLVVVQFAVSVTLIIGTVVVFRQIQHAKSRPTGYDRNGLLGIAMNTPELYGHYEAIRNELRQTGAVLDMAESSSPTTDVWANDASFDWKGKDPDLLGDFGTVAVTHDFANTVGWQFKQGRNFSRDFSTDSLSVVVNESAVKFMGLKQPLGEILKWNGKKYTIVGVIKDMVMSSPFEPVKQTVFLLDYQWANIVIVKLNPQLSMSEALERIEPIFRKYNPGSPFDYKFASDEYDRKFRAEERIGQLASVFAILAIFISCLGLFGLASYMAEQRTKEIGVRKVLGASVFNLWQLLSKDFIVLVVIAVLIASPTAYYVMNSWLQQYAYRSDLSWWIFALSGMGALAVTMLTVSYQSIKAALMNPVKSLRSE encoded by the coding sequence ATGCGCATCCCGAACAACGAATCCCGAAATGGTGGTGATGCGCGGTTTACCAGCGGAGCACCCCGACCGCCCCGCTGGGCGCAGACGCTGCTAAGGTGGTGGGGCGATCCCACTACCCAGGAAGAAGTCGAAGGTGATCTGCTCGAACTCTATGCCTACTGGGTGCAGACCGTTGGTGAACGTCGTGCCCGCTGGCATTACGGCCTCAGTGCCCTGAAATTGCTGCGACCGCTGGCCTGTCGGAAGCGATCAACCGTGTATTCAACCCCTTTTCCCCTAGGCCCTGACATGATCCGAAATTATTTCAAAATCGCTTTCCGAAACCTTGTCAAGAACAAGACGTATTCGTTGATCAACATTGGCGGACTAGCCGTAGGCATGGCTGTGGCGATGTTGATCGGTTTATGGGTGTACGACGAATTATCGTTCGATAAATCGTTTGCCAACTACGACCGGATTGCGCAGGTGATGCAGCACCAGACGTTCAACGGAACAACATCATCGAGCGAAGTAGTTCCTATTCCAATGCGGGCGGCTTTACGCAATGAATACGGAACGAACTTTAGCCATATCGCCCTGTCGTCGTGGGCTACTGAACACATCCTGGCGGCCGGGCCAAACAAATTTATGAAGCTGGGCAGTTTTGTCGATCCTGATTTACCCGAAATGCTTTCCCTGAACATGGTGAGCGGAACGCGGTCGGCGCTCAATGATCCTACGACTATTCTGCTGTCGGCATCGGTGGCGAAAGCCTTGTTCGGTGAAAAAGATCCCATCAACAAACTGGTCCGATTTGATAACAAGCAGACGGTCAAGGTAGCGGGTGTCTACGAGGATTTTGCCAAAAATACGACGTTTAACGAAAACTCGTTTTTGCTGCCCTGGCAATTTTGGATAAACACGCAGGCCTGGGTAAAACGGTCGGAAGAGAACTGGTCCAACAATTCGTTTAAACTGTTTGTGCAACTGGCGCCGAACGCCGATCTGAGCCGCGTTTCAGACCAAATCAAACGGATCAAAGCGACCCACGATAAAGACCTAGCCAAGTTCGATCCGAGGGTTTTTCTGTACCCAATGAGCCGCTGGCATCTGTATTCGGAGTGGGAAAACGGGGTGCCTGTTCGTGGGCGGATTCAGTTCGTGTGGCTGTTCGGAATCATTGGCGTTTTTGTCTTGCTGCTGGCTTGTATCAACTTCATGAATCTGTCAACGGCGCGTTCCGAAAAACGAGCGAAAGAGGTAGGCATTCGCAAAGCGGTCGGGTCGATGCGCAGTCAGTTGATCAGCCAGTTTTTTAGCGAGTCGTTACTGGTCGTGTTTATTGCTTTGGTGGTGTCGCTGGGACTGGTACAGCTTATGCTGCCGTGGTTTAACGCTATTGCCGACAAAAAGATGGTCATTCTGTGGGCTGATCCGTTGTTTTGGGCACTTACGTTCGGGTTCAGTCTGCTGACCGGTTTGCTGGCGGGTAGCTATCCAGCTTTCTACTTGTCGTCTTTTCAACCAATCAAAGTGTTGAAAGGAATGGCTTCATCGACTCGGGTGGGTTTCGGACGGTTGGCCGCTACTCCTCGTCGGGTGTTGGTTGTGGTGCAGTTTGCCGTGTCTGTAACGCTGATCATTGGTACGGTCGTTGTTTTTCGGCAAATCCAACATGCTAAAAGCCGTCCGACTGGCTACGACCGGAACGGCTTGCTGGGTATTGCGATGAACACCCCCGAATTGTACGGGCATTACGAGGCTATCCGAAACGAACTACGCCAAACCGGTGCCGTACTCGACATGGCCGAATCATCGAGTCCAACGACTGATGTGTGGGCCAACGACGCTAGCTTCGACTGGAAAGGTAAAGATCCGGATCTATTGGGCGATTTTGGTACGGTAGCCGTCACGCACGATTTCGCCAACACGGTCGGCTGGCAATTTAAGCAGGGGCGTAATTTCTCGCGCGATTTCTCGACCGACTCGCTCAGCGTGGTTGTCAACGAAAGTGCCGTAAAGTTTATGGGTTTGAAGCAGCCCCTGGGCGAAATTCTGAAATGGAACGGCAAGAAGTATACAATCGTCGGGGTCATTAAAGACATGGTGATGAGTTCGCCTTTTGAACCCGTGAAGCAAACGGTTTTTCTGCTCGATTACCAATGGGCCAATATCGTTATCGTAAAGCTAAACCCGCAGTTGAGTATGAGCGAGGCTCTGGAACGCATCGAACCTATTTTTCGAAAATACAATCCGGGCAGTCCTTTCGATTACAAGTTTGCCAGCGACGAGTACGACCGTAAGTTTCGCGCCGAAGAGCGTATTGGGCAGTTGGCTTCCGTGTTCGCCATCCTCGCCATTTTTATCAGCTGCCTGGGCTTATTTGGTCTGGCTTCGTACATGGCTGAGCAACGCACCAAAGAGATCGGTGTGCGTAAAGTACTCGGCGCGTCGGTATTTAATCTGTGGCAATTGCTGTCGAAAGACTTTATCGTCCTGGTTGTCATTGCCGTTCTGATCGCGTCGCCAACGGCCTATTACGTCATGAATAGCTGGTTGCAGCAGTACGCGTACCGTTCGGATCTGTCGTGGTGGATTTTTGCTTTGTCAGGAATGGGAGCACTGGCGGTTACCATGCTGACCGTAAGCTACCAGAGCATCAAAGCCGCTTTGATGAATCCGGTCAAATCGTTGAGAAGCGAATAA
- a CDS encoding PadR family transcriptional regulator, whose protein sequence is MKRTYLGEFEEVVLLTVAVLELEHRAYGVAITHEIIGETGRSVRLNQIHAALQRLEEKGMVKSEMGEPTAERGGRRKRLFTVTAYGRRTMQEIQDVRASLWTRLISPFKLVTSL, encoded by the coding sequence ATGAAACGCACGTACTTGGGCGAGTTTGAAGAAGTGGTTTTGCTGACGGTTGCCGTGCTGGAACTGGAACACCGGGCTTATGGGGTAGCCATCACGCACGAGATTATCGGGGAGACGGGCCGGTCGGTGCGGTTGAATCAGATTCACGCGGCACTGCAACGGCTGGAAGAGAAAGGTATGGTAAAATCAGAAATGGGGGAGCCCACCGCCGAGCGGGGTGGGCGTCGTAAGCGGTTATTTACGGTCACGGCCTATGGGCGTCGGACCATGCAAGAAATTCAGGATGTGCGGGCGAGTTTGTGGACCCGCCTGATTAGTCCGTTCAAACTGGTTACGAGCTTATGA
- a CDS encoding FtsX-like permease family protein, which translates to MDMNQPNPPRWAQTLLRGWGDPNTEEEVQGDLLELYAYWLQTVGKRKADTRYCLSVLKLLRPLARRKRSNEYSAPYFLHPMMIWNYLKIARRQLWRNRLFTALNVVGLSIGVSACWIIYRIVAFDFSFDTQNPNRDRIVRVVSGYEVDGKEVRNPGSPLPMADAVREQIEGVERAIPVRKQWMESVQIPQAVGKPVRFKDVEDIVATDTNYFRMVPYQWLSGDLAHALVRPKQVVLTQSRASRYFPGLSPRQLLNRTLVYEDTLQMQIAGIVADLPYASDFRAQEFVSVSTFKEVASPEEWSNTNSGTQLYLMVQAGVNYKQLEGQLNDLSRKNSEAATKKWSHFKRWHLVQPLADLHFGVEYHERERRANKNVLYGLIGLAGFILALAVINYVNLASAQIPQRAREIGIRKTLGSRRRPLIMQFLGETAVITLLAFVLAYGLSGLFFTNFSDLVPEGMDQHTNWVVVILFLVVLLAVVTMLAGLYPGWLITRFKPVVVLRGQTGYTLTEGQNRLTLRKSLIVFQFFVAQLFIVGALIVNQQLTYSLQADMGFVRDAILMAQLPWKSIENQRIDKRLALKQELQRIPGVAAVSLGDQLASNSYSSNVHQYVGKKGTVELTLFRKHADTDYIPFYKIPLLAGRNLQPSDTIREYVLNETAVRALGFDHPQQAIGAFLKENGGDANRTVPIVGVVRDFHTRSFKEEIQPVALMTDRDNLSTFNIKLTSGRPTDWQTTIDEIRRVWKQFYAEAPFDYQFYDQTLEEFYKQELQLSRVVNLATAVAILISCLGLFGLATLTAHQRTKEIGVRKVLGASVASVVALLSKDFVKLVIVAIGIASPLAWYVMNRWLEEFAYKIAMPWWVFVLAGVLATGIALLTVSYQSVKAALLNPVKSLRSE; encoded by the coding sequence ATGGATATGAACCAGCCTAATCCGCCCCGCTGGGCGCAGACGCTACTAAGAGGGTGGGGGGACCCTAACACGGAGGAAGAAGTCCAGGGCGACCTGCTCGAACTCTACGCTTATTGGCTACAAACGGTGGGGAAGCGAAAAGCAGACACGCGCTACTGCCTCAGTGTCCTGAAGTTGCTGCGACCGCTGGCCCGCCGGAAGCGATCAAACGAATATTCTGCTCCTTACTTTCTCCATCCCATGATGATCTGGAACTACCTAAAAATTGCCCGCCGTCAATTGTGGCGAAACCGGCTTTTCACGGCCTTAAACGTAGTGGGCTTGTCGATTGGCGTTAGTGCCTGCTGGATTATTTACCGCATCGTCGCGTTCGATTTCAGTTTCGATACGCAAAACCCGAATCGGGATCGTATCGTCCGGGTGGTAAGTGGGTATGAAGTGGACGGAAAAGAAGTCAGAAATCCGGGATCGCCCCTGCCGATGGCCGACGCGGTACGTGAACAGATCGAGGGCGTAGAACGAGCTATTCCCGTACGGAAACAGTGGATGGAGTCGGTACAGATTCCGCAGGCAGTGGGCAAACCCGTACGATTTAAAGACGTTGAAGACATTGTGGCTACGGACACCAACTATTTTCGAATGGTACCTTACCAATGGCTTTCCGGCGATCTGGCTCACGCGCTGGTCCGTCCTAAGCAGGTTGTGCTGACCCAAAGCCGGGCGAGTCGCTATTTTCCCGGCTTATCGCCCCGGCAACTGCTGAACCGAACGCTGGTGTACGAGGATACGCTTCAGATGCAGATAGCGGGGATCGTTGCGGATCTGCCTTACGCATCCGATTTTAGAGCGCAGGAGTTTGTCTCCGTTTCGACGTTCAAGGAAGTGGCTAGTCCCGAAGAGTGGAGCAACACTAACTCTGGTACGCAACTGTATTTGATGGTCCAGGCCGGAGTAAATTATAAGCAGCTGGAAGGGCAATTGAATGACCTATCACGCAAGAACTCCGAAGCGGCTACGAAAAAATGGAGTCATTTCAAACGGTGGCACTTGGTTCAGCCATTGGCCGATTTACACTTTGGCGTAGAATACCACGAGCGCGAACGCCGGGCCAATAAAAACGTTTTGTACGGCTTAATTGGACTCGCCGGGTTTATCCTGGCACTAGCGGTGATCAATTACGTCAATCTGGCTTCGGCGCAGATACCACAAAGAGCCCGCGAAATCGGGATTCGAAAAACGCTCGGTAGCCGTCGCCGTCCTCTGATCATGCAATTTCTGGGCGAAACGGCGGTCATTACGCTGCTAGCGTTCGTTCTGGCATACGGTCTTTCCGGGCTCTTTTTTACAAACTTCAGCGATCTGGTACCCGAAGGCATGGATCAGCATACGAACTGGGTGGTCGTGATACTATTTCTGGTTGTGCTACTGGCTGTTGTAACGATGCTGGCTGGTCTATATCCCGGCTGGCTGATTACCCGGTTCAAGCCCGTCGTCGTCCTGCGCGGGCAGACGGGCTACACGCTGACGGAAGGCCAAAATCGGCTAACGCTCCGTAAGAGTTTAATCGTATTTCAGTTCTTTGTTGCTCAATTATTTATCGTCGGTGCTCTCATTGTCAACCAGCAGCTAACCTACTCGCTTCAGGCCGACATGGGCTTTGTTCGGGATGCGATATTGATGGCGCAACTGCCTTGGAAAAGCATCGAAAACCAGCGGATTGACAAGCGATTAGCGCTGAAACAGGAGTTGCAGAGAATACCGGGTGTGGCGGCTGTTAGTCTGGGTGATCAACTGGCTTCCAATTCGTATTCGAGCAATGTGCACCAGTACGTTGGGAAGAAGGGAACGGTTGAATTAACCCTCTTTCGCAAACACGCTGATACCGATTACATTCCGTTCTACAAAATTCCGTTGCTAGCCGGGCGTAATCTGCAACCCAGCGACACCATTCGGGAGTATGTCCTTAACGAAACGGCGGTCCGGGCGTTGGGCTTCGACCATCCCCAGCAAGCTATTGGCGCTTTTTTGAAAGAGAATGGGGGCGATGCAAACCGGACGGTGCCGATTGTAGGTGTAGTCCGCGATTTTCACACGCGTTCGTTCAAAGAAGAAATTCAACCCGTTGCGCTGATGACTGACCGGGATAATCTTAGTACGTTCAACATCAAGCTAACATCGGGTCGACCCACGGACTGGCAAACGACCATTGACGAAATACGTCGTGTCTGGAAACAGTTCTACGCGGAGGCTCCTTTCGACTACCAATTCTACGATCAGACGTTAGAGGAGTTTTATAAGCAGGAACTACAACTGTCACGGGTTGTGAACCTGGCCACTGCCGTAGCGATCCTGATTAGTTGCCTGGGTTTGTTTGGGCTGGCGACCCTGACGGCTCATCAGCGAACGAAAGAAATTGGCGTTCGGAAGGTGTTGGGAGCCAGCGTTGCCAGTGTGGTGGCCCTGCTTTCCAAAGACTTCGTTAAACTCGTGATCGTCGCTATTGGCATTGCCTCGCCGTTGGCCTGGTACGTGATGAATCGCTGGCTGGAGGAGTTTGCGTACAAGATTGCTATGCCGTGGTGGGTCTTCGTGCTGGCGGGTGTACTGGCAACGGGAATTGCTTTATTAACCGTAAGCTACCAGAGCGTCAAAGCGGCCTTGCTGAACCCAGTCAAATCATTACGAAGTGAATAG